tgggagtttgtttgtccacccgcctcttgaggattgaccacaagttctcaatggggttaagatctggggagttttcaggccatggacccaaaatttcaatgttttggtccccgagccacttagttatgacttttgccttatggcacggtgctatattgtgctggaaaatgcattgttcttcaccaaactgttgttgaagtgttggaagaagttgctgttggagggtgttttggtaccattccttatttatggctgtgttttggggcaaaattgtgagtgagcccactcctttggatgagaagcaaccccacacatgaatggtctcaggatgctttactgttggcatgacacaggactgattgtagcgctcacctttttttctcaggacaagcctttttccagatgccccaaacaatcggaaagaggccatcggagaatatgactttgccccagtcctcagcagtccattcaccatactttctgcagaagatcaatccgtccctgatgttttttttttggaagaagtcgcttctttgctgcccttcttgacaccaggccatcttccaaaagtcttcgcctcactgtgcgtgcagatgcgcttacacctgcctgctgccattcctgaccaagctctgcactggtggcactccgatcccgcagctgaatcctctttagaagacgatcctggcgcttgctggactttcttggacgccctgaagccttgtTAACAAGAATTAAACCCCTTTCCTTGacgttcttgatgatcctataaattgttgatttaggtgcaatcttagtagccacaatatgcTTGCCTGTGaggccatttttatgcaacgcaatgatggctacacgcatttctttgcaggtcactatggttaacaatggaagaacaatgatttcaagcatcacccgctttttaacatgtcaagtctaccattctaacccaatcagcctgacataatgatctccagccttgtgctcgtctcAGCTGAGTTAACAaaacctgggcgtaatattagacagtaacttgtcctttgaaaatcatatttccaatatcacaaaaacagcctttttccatcttagaaatatcgccaaacctAGGAGCATCCTAtccatatctgatgcagaaaagctagttcatgcattcatgacctccagactgaactattgtaatgcattactagatGGTtttcctgcatcctcaataaacaagcttcagttagtccaaaatgcagccgccagggttctcactagatccaaaAATATATGATCATAAAACCCCAATATTagcatccctgcactggctacctgttcagtttagaattaattacaaaatagtattacttgcATACAAGggcttaaatggtttagctcccacatacctaaccagtcttctgatacgcttaCAATCCACCaagttccttaagatcacaaaactccggacttctggtagttcccagaattttaaaatctacaaaaggaggtagggcattttcatatttagctccaaagctttgaaataaccttccagacagtgttcggggagcagacacggtttcctaattcaaaagtagactcaagacgcatctctttaatctggcatacatgtaacgcatcccataacttcatactccagtacatctatcctgaacggcaactacgctaattctccccatctgttctgtatttttctacccatccggaggcatctggagattgtgccagcttcagtagacaaaggccaaccctgcggggtttctgaggcatccagagaaggaccagctccagctggattctgctttatgatggagCTACGCATGCTGCTCCAGTGCTCCCAgggatccagaccccatctgccctctgcacctactgactccctgtgctgaactggactttatgttaatttaaataacttctgttatattgaactttcacctgcacaacacaaaatgttatttctatgtgttatcacccagataaggatgggttccctgattgagtttggttcctctcaaggttttttcctattgccatctcagggagtttttccttgccaccgtcgccatcacccttggcttgctcatcagagacatttaatttatcattcattcatctcattattatctagacacatttttctcaaatatacacacttccaaatattttcttttcttaaaaattatttcatttttgtgaggctgctttgagacaatgaccattgttaaacgcgctatataaataaaattgaattgaatattcaGACCCGCTTACATTTTTCACTGTTATATTGCAgctatttgctaaaatcatttaagttcatttttttcctcattaatgtacacacagcaccccttattgacagaaaaacagaattgttgacatttttgcagatttataaaaaaaaaaaactatcaaaaatatcacatgggcctaagtattcagaccctttgctcagtatttagttAGCACActtttgatctaatacagccatgagtctttttgggaaagatgcaacaagtCCTGTCAGGTTCACCGAAATGAAATTCTTGGCTGAAgccaaataataatgaaatgcttggCCGAAGGCCGAATACCGAACGCGGTGTTtcgcatttttttccatttattttgccaatttatattaattatttattaaatagtaaaaatttgctttttactattttgtgttgatttcagaaaaataaatcaaataacaaaaatacactttcaaaatatttatttaacactgaacatttttttaacattccagcagacattatacaaacaaagcacaatataacttaaaataaataaattagtaaaataaaaaaatatttttatttggccaTCTTTGAAACACCCCTTCTTGAATAGCCTATGTTAGGGCTATaactgactgctgaaagaatgtaactctgtatgtcgacaacaacaaatgtgcattaaatagtgcaaaaaatgtgGATTCGCTGCTACTGTTGCCGTAGCCGCCGCCGTGTCTTTCTCGTACTCTGTATGATGTTCGGGGTGTCTTGATTTTAAgtgataaattaaacttaaagtgCTGTACGTTTTTGCAGATGCACCCCCTCTGGACAATTCAGCAGAACAGTGTCTGCAAACGGCCGTTTTTGCCTCTATCTCTGACCCTTTAAAGTGCTTCCACACTGCTGACATGTTTGCTGCATAAAGCGTGCGCCTCTCACTCTACGCGGGTTACTATTTGATCGCGTCATTAAAAACGTCATTGTTCGGCAAAATGTATTCGGCCTTTTTACTTATTCTATAATTTCGGTTGCCAAACATTcggtggacagccatttttagttctctccagagatgcttaATTGGCTTTAAGTCAGGGTTCTGGCTGGGCGATTCAAAAACAGTTacagagttgttgtgaagcGACTTCTtcgttattttagctgtgtgcttagggtcatagtcttgttggaaggtaaaccggcggcccagtctgaggtcctgtCTGAGCACTATGGAGAAGGTTTTCgtccaggatatccctgtacttggccGCATTCATCTTCCCCTCGATTGCAACCAGTCATCCTGTCCCTGCAGCtaaaaaacacccccacagcatgatgctgccaccaccatgcttcattgTTGGACTGTATTGGAGACGTAatgagcagtgcctggttttctccacacataccacttagaattaaggccaaaaagttctatcttggtctcatcaaaccagagaatcttatttctcaccatcttggagtccttcaggtgtttttttatgtgtcttGCACTGAGGAAATGCTTCCGTCGGGCTACTCTGCCATAAAGCCCCAACTGGTGGAGGGCTGCAGCGATGGTTGgctttctacaactttctcccatctcccGACTTCATCTCTGGGgctcagccacagtgatctttgggttcttctttacctccCTCACCAAGGCTCTTCTCCCCTGATAGCTCAGTTTGGCCAGACAGCCAGCTGCAGAAAGGGTTCTGGTCGTCCCAAACAtcttccatttaaggattatggaggccactgaactcttaggaaccttaagtgcagcagaaatttttttctaaccttggccagatctgtgccttgccacaattctgtctctgagcttCCCATTTGCTCTGTCATGCATTGTGAGGTCTTATATAGACTGGACTTGAAAGATACACACCTATCAGTATAACCAAACATAGCTGGACttaaatgaaggtgtagaactATCTCAAGGATGACCAGAAGAAATGGAgagcacctgagttaaatatatttatgagtatgagtgtcacagcaaagggtctgaatacttaagCCCATGTGATAttccagtttttcttttttaataaatctgcattctgtgtttttctgacAATATGGgatgctgtgtgtacattaatggggaaaaaaattaacttaaaggTTTCAGCAAATTGCTGCAATATAACAGagtaaaaaatttaagggggtctaAATACTTTCCATAcccactgtatacacacacacacaaacggaatcactgatgtaaagtaaaaataaaaaagtttcttAAACAAGTCTGCTGTgacaatgccttaaacttatgccgaAAAGCgcttaataactttctgtgggaCATCACATCGAGTGCCATCACATCGAGTGCCATCACATTGAGTgccatcagatttttttgttaccACAACCACATAATTCAGCAGCAAGTATGGTATGGATGTATATTACCTGATCTCATCAAAGCACTTCGCTGGAGGTATAAGGTCTTCTATGGGAATAAACTCAGGTGGGATTTTCTCAAGCTTCTTCACCTTTTTCTTCAAACGTTCTTTTACCATAAGCTCACGGCGGGGGTCaaccttcttctttttctttggcTCTGCTCTGTTTGGGATGAGAACAAAATCAATATTGGAACTGCAACTATATATGGATTTTAATTTCACGATCATCATCACCTCACTGACCTTAAAGGAACTGAAGTCTTCAATGAAAATACTGAGCTGATCCAGTGACTGTGTCTGACAGAGCTTACAGAGCTTAATCTGAGGACAGCGCTGCAAATAAATATGTAGTGATCATGAACAACTTCAAATACAAGGAAACAAGCTGAAATTAGTTTGAAGTTTGATATAGAACATTCAGCATGAAAGACATCCAAGGACCAATCATTACGGTTGTTCACTCAAAGAGTCTGCCAACAGAACATCACCTACCTGGCAGATGATCACACTGAGAGAAATATTACAATGTTGTGTTGACATGCATGGatcaatatattaaaatgtaatgcacagaaatgttaaaatttgTCTGAAAAATTACAAGCTGTTGTTGTCAATATGACTAATGAGGGTATCTTATTACTTTGCACcattatttagaattttaaagctattattattattattattattattattaataataataataaaaataaatacatttccagGACATGTGAACTATTGGcccattttaattcaatttaatcttcttcttctttgtctttcggctgttccctttcaggggttgccacagcgaattattttaattaaatttaataaaatcttatttgtatagcacttttcataatcattgttgcaaagcagctatacagaattataaagaaaataaggaaattggtatgaaatgtgtgaagaaatatgaagaaatcaaATTATCAGACTGTCTCTGATGAGTAAGCTGAGaacgatggtggcaaggaaaaacttcctgaagAACCATACTTAGAAGGGAACTCACCCACATTTGGGTAATAACTGGTAGCAGGAGATTTTTTTGCAGTCATACGGAGTTAggctgctggaagttcagtattacaggagatgtgtttaagttaatgtggagtacatttttctttattggaGGATCAAAACTGTTTATTGGGAATTTCAGTCTTGACCTATTGAGAGACTGCGGTCAGAAGTCATCAGAGAACAGTTGCCTGCATCAGCTgagtccaagaccatcttcatgTTCAACTGCATGGTTTAaaaccaatttttaaaatacactgCCTTTCATTTGAcagcctttagctttgattacagcatgcaatgtgaatgtataaaagtaaaaatgattcctcatgctcccaaaactattttttacagTCCTGGAGCACATGTAATCAGAAAAGATGAAAATGGGATGGGATAAACTGGTCATGCAGTACATTCCAGTTGTCACCTGACTTcaatttattgccacataacattgctgtgtttagacctgaccaactgaagcaacctcatATCATAACACAGCCTTTAGCCTTTAACACTggagcactatgcatgatgcgTTAATCACCTGATACGGCCATAATTCAGTGTGATCATCTGTAGGTGTAGGTGCTGTGCTAATTGCCGGACTCAGTTTATCCtagctaaatttattttatatttatttattttctattgtatttcttttttattttcctattaataatcttttatttttaaggtcatgggtggtcatataagcatttatatgcaaattgtactgtgtatgactgtgtatgtgacaaataaaatttgaattttcttTCTTACCCCCGATGCAATCACGTCTGGACCAAATGACAATTTCCCATTGTTCCAAAGTCTATCTGTTATGCTTTAAAGCATTTTCCCCCTAGCCTTAGTAACAAGTGTTTAATCCCAATCATGTAAATTTTCATCGCATTATGTGAGTGGTGAAATatagctgcttgagacaaatcagagAATAAACATTAGTACTATCAAATTGAACCAAAAATCATAATTCccaaatattttacatatgaTTCACATGAGATGACTTAGTGGTGAtcattcactattaaacatagctgtgatctCCACTGTATGTTTTATGAAGCAATTTAGAGatcataaaatgtttattttttctgaccacatatCTTCCATCAAGGTGACAGTTTTCCATTATTCTTTAAAGTTATAATAATGGCTTGAACAGATCCTAATACAATTCCAGTAATgtaaaatctccttagttgttttctttcatGTCCTCTGCCATTTAAAATGCCCAGGCCAAATATGAAAAGTAATGATCTAGGTTATGTAGCCAAACATTTTAGAACAGATTTTGGATTTTGGACATACATGACTAGGACAATACTAaagttattataatatttatattaaaggatgcataagaaaaaaaatgaaatgtcatACCACAATTAATCATACTGTACtaacaacaacagtaaaaaCAACTTGTatcttaacaaataaaaaaaaattcaaattttttcttttaaatatcaaTCCTCATTCATGTTAAATTGTTAAAGGTTAAATAGGCTTAATCAAGAGATAGATGGTCAGTAACTCAGTGTGATCATCTGTAATGTAGGTGCTGTTCTAATTGCCAGACTCATTTAGCAATTAACCGTCACAGACAGGTGCCCAGATGTGTTCTGAGATGATTATCTGCTGAAATGGTAGTGGATCATGAcatgtaaaaatagatttttaacaaaGTAATCATGATTtggaaaataatgaaattaatattAAGGAATTGTGCCTATTGCAGGATGTTTccacacatttttattaattactttttagtATTTAACTAATTTTTTACCAAAATATCACACAAAAtggtaaacattttatttatcgggaagtaacaaaataaaacaaatatatttttaatttaaaaataattaataaatatgcaaagtacTGATATTCAATATAAAGAGGAgtgctctctgcaggtcatacAATTCCCATTTTTATCACcaaaaagtcacatgaccttGAAAATATTCcaggtaaataataatatacgtattaaaatcaatataaaaagtcataatatctaataaaaagggTTGAACCCTCTGTAGGACATTTTAGAACAAAACATGGAGACAACAGGTCACATAATCCGAAGCTCTTTTTAGCCGAATAACTACAAACCATTTTCACGAGGCCATAACGCGACACCAcacacatttacttacacctgagcCTATCCAGAAAGCAACGTCAGAATGCACACGCCGAATACGCATGGCACAGGGAACGTCCTTTGAAAAATTGCTCCaaattatactttaaaaaagatagatgttacatatttaaaataatttgctaAATAATATACAGAATACTGCTCTATGGTCAGCCTATTAGCGAGCATACCAGATACTTTGGATCACATTAATGAACTGTAAAATACATACCCCGTTAATAAAACCGGGCTTGTAAACATCTGCATGACCGTGGAACAAACAATTTTTGACATCGCTAACTGTTAAGAAATTAATagattattttcttcttctcattCTCCTTCTCCACGTCTTTCtgcttcttctttgtttttttggggggcctTTGGCAGAAAACTTTTAgatgcattaccgccacctgctggactggagtgtggagcctCAGCTTGACagcaaacaaacattaaaaaaaaaaaaatgattaaagttCCTTCACTTAGATTCTCTATACTAGGCCAGTTTAGATAATTCAACAGACTTCTGTATATTTTCTATTTCATCTTCCCTAGTATGTTTTCTGTTGTCATTTCTACTCCATCCTCTTGCAAGGTTTCTCTGAATTCCTGTCTTTCTTTGTCGTATCTTTTACAGTTAATATATTTGTTACTATCTCCATTTGTCCACAGAATTCGCATTCTCCAGTTGGGTGTTTGCCTATTATCTTAAGACTTTGATTTAGTCCTGTGTGTCCTTTTCTTAGCCAAGCTATGATGATttcctcttttctgtttttgccCCAtactttccctctttttttgttttgcattttatgcCTATGTCTACCTGATTCTTCTTTATCCCATCTTTCTTGCCATATTTTGTTTGCgtgttctttaattattatcttaACTTCTGCTTTATTAGGATTTTATTTGAACATTTTTGCCTTTGAGTGCTTGTCAAGTTTACCTGCTTCTTTGTTTCCTTTTACCCCTACGTGTGCAGATACCCACAGGACCACAAGGCCAGGATAGCTTCTGGTATAATTCTGTTATTGtttgcaatatattaaatagaaTGTCCTGTCTGCATGAGTTTCCTGTTTTTAAACTGGTTTTGGCTGACATGTTGTCAGATGCTATAATTGTCAGGTCCTGGGTAGTTCTTCCAACCTATTCATGTGCCCTTTTGTATTCCTATTAGTTTAGAAGTGTATACTGATAGTTggtctgttattctttttttagctGATACTTTAAACTGTGGGATGTAAAATGCTGCCCCTGTTCGTCCCGTACCTGGGTCTTTTGAACTGTCCGTGTACATTATTAATTTCCTATtttctattgtttttatatgtttttttcactATTAGCCAGCATGCGATGTGTGTTGAgtttaccattttttttgtttgttttggactTATGTCTTTTGGTGGCGTTATCAGTTTCCATGGTGGAGTGCAGTGGTACTGTGGGACTGATGTTGAGCTAATGGTGTCCTAGGCTTTTCGCTTTAGCATGCCCAATAGATCCGAAGCTATGTAGATTTGTTTTGTTATGTTCCTAGCACTCTTTAAGAATACCATTAGTTGGAGCCacatccttcttcttcttcttcttgatgTTTAACGGTGGTTGACATCCTGTTATTGCATTACCGCCCCCTAGTGACCTTATCTCTTCTCTGTTTCTTCccttccctgtttttttttttttttttttgtcacacttaGGTGATTTAGAAGAAtttttacacaaagataacccaaatacacacaaaatgaaaatttaaatgataatttcatttgttaatgaaaaaatctgttaaaacCTACCTGGGCACCACAcacaggcctgattactgccagacctgttgaatccagaaatcacttaaataaaaactgtctgccaaagtgaattattttaaaatatctgaaaaaagcaacacaatctaacgaaatttaaaaacagatgacaaacaaagtaattgacatgtgTGTATCAGCCTGGATAGGGTTACCAAGCCATTTCAAAGGATTTAGGATATCAGAATCAGAATATCAGAATATCAGAATATACCACCCCAATTTCTCCAATAAATATATagttatagtatagtatagtatagtatagtatagtatagtatagtacaatTACCCACTTAGCATTTAGTGTTTTTTCATAATGTAGTGTAAATCTATCAGTTCATGCTATGGCAGCATTTTTAGCAAAGAATCATAATTTGGCAGGCTACTGGccctgattactttttaaagttatgAATTAGTTTAAAAAGTGTGGAAAGATATActgaggaaatatgtataaatttgATAGCCAGTTTGTTCCTGATGCACAAGCTAAGGGTgatagtggcaaggaaaacctccctgagataacaattggaagaaaccttgagaccaggtttttattattattattttttgttggtGGTGGTGCTCTAGTGGTAGTTAAGTTTAgtttgaaaatatttatttatttattaactgatAGGTGGCATTGATGTTTTTACAAATTGCCATCcattgacttttttatttttagaggtAAGAGTACAGCAGAATTTCCTTTCAATTATTATCTAGATTTTATTATAACCTCCACAGTTTGATCAGATTATGACAGCCCTACATAGCTCAATTATGGAGTCTTGTGATTGCAGCAGTCTGATAAGGATAACATCAGGCAGCGAATCCATGTATAAGTTTGGTCTGTGTATAAAGCTTTCAAACTAGTCctgattttaacatttttattttccacaGTTTACAACTACTAATAATTGTCATAAAAATTACAACACATCACAATAACGTGCGGCCTACTTTACAACTCTCAGTGTCATAAAAATTTATGTCATATGCTTTCCTAGGAGCAGGCCAATTCCTCACTGAAAGTAAGAGTAGTGAACATTGAggtaggattattttttatcctaaattatgttttattcctAGGCGTCGCTTAGTAAATACTGGCCCTGGACAAACGATGATAATATTAAGGTAATTTCTATAATCCCTGTAATAATCCCTCAACAAAATAAATTCTCaacaaaataattgtatatttTAAGGCAACGTTGTATGGTATGGAGGTTCGACTGCGCACAGCTCATAATGAGGTAACTAGAATGATGAAAAGGGAATGATGATTAAGAAATTAATGAAGAGTAAAAATTTAATGTGCCTCAATAATGGATGCAGCACAAGAATTAATACTTGAACAGGAATCAGCTATTGACCTCACATTATTATCCAGTAACATTGCACCAAGGAATTTATTAAAGAAACGACATGAGAAGGTGATCACTATCCTGTACAGTACTAATAAAAATAGGTTGAAATCTGGAAAATTATGGTAAAGAATTGTTGCAGAAATTGTCATTTAACAGTGCAAACCAGGACAAATTTAAGTGAATTTGTGATCATGCAATACaaagaataaattattaatCAAGATTGTAATGAGTCATTTGGTCTTTTTTGTGGAGCTAGAAGCAGAAAAGCAGTTCATTTAAAGGAAAGAACATAAGccgaaaacaacaacaacattgtgcCATGGTGGGAAAAAGAATGTTATAAAGCCATTAATAAAGCCATAAAAGTCTCTAAATTAAACTTCTAAAAATCAATAagctttttaaatctaaaaatatacaatttacaGTGCATCAGAAAAGTAtttacagcgcatcactttttccacattttgttatgtcacagccttaatGTGCAATggattcaattcattttttttcctcagaattctacacacagcactccataatgacaacatgaaagccactccttagtaaaaggcacatggcagcccgtctggagtttgtactctgacatgaactgtcaactgttggaccttatatagacaggtgtgtgcctttccaaatcatgtccaatcaactgaatttaccacaggtggactccaattaagctgcagaaacatctcaatgataatcaggggaaacaggatgcgcctgagctcaattttgcaatgGCTGTacatacttatgtacatgtgctttctcaattttttttaatacatttgcaaaaatcacaagtaaacttttttagtgttgtcattatggagatcttgtgtgtagaattctgagggaaagatttgggaacaccaataagcctaatatgcatgtctttggactgtgggaggaaaccggagtacatggaggaaacctaccaagcacggggagaacatgcaaacatgcaaactcctctATATACtcctgtattatatatatatatatatatatatatatatatatatatatatatatatataattttttattattgccaATGGAGAACACATAATTGCCATTTGGGTCATTTACACATGAGTAATAAGATCAGTATTGCATTATGGATGCATTAAGAGTTAAGATGCACAGCAAGAAACAGAAGCAATGAGACCGTAATAGCAAGACTCAGATTTGGTACATGCAGCtcctgtggtcataaagagACATTAAAGCTTATCATGCTGCACTGTCAGTGCTATGAAACAGAAAGACTTGACtttggtagtgaagaaatgctTTGATCAGCTGGTCATTGACTTCATCATCTtttcactacctgacacactggatTCTTTTACAGATTGCTTACCGTCCTCGCCGATCCACttatgatgccatctctcacctccttcATACATTAGTCACTCATGTGGACACTAGgaaggggaattatgttaataaTTAAGAGAATATAagaagtgtttattattattattattattattattattattataaataaataaataaataaaagaagaataCGAAATGGTGGCTTaggttagcactatcgccttgcacctccagggttgggctTTGATTCCTGCCTGGGGTCTGTGTGGATTGAGTAACTCTCGATTAGAGTAGATAACGAATTTAAGATCCATACTTCTTACCAGttggtggcggtaatgcactATTTCGTTGTTTGCCCAccgccaaacacacacgcatacacacgcgcgcgcgcgcacacgaagaagaagaagaagaagaaaaagaatttgGGTGAAAGTTCACGTTCGTTGACGTTAAGTTGCTATTACGCGGTCAGTAGCGAACAGGACGTGTTGCCCTTCGTtggtttaatatactgtaagagtTAAATAATAATGGCGCTCTTAAGAGGTAAATATTTAGTTTGCCCATAATTAAGGTGTAAAAGGGGCTATTGCATGTGTTCTTTTTGTACATAGTTGTCACttttatttagttgttttatttttgcagacTATTTATGTTAATGATAATTTTAGGGTTATATGTTAATGATAATTTTAGGGTTATATGTTAATGATAATATTCCGGCTATATGTTAATGGTAATGTTATGTTTCATTCTGCGCATGCAGACTT
This region of Clarias gariepinus isolate MV-2021 ecotype Netherlands chromosome 9, CGAR_prim_01v2, whole genome shotgun sequence genomic DNA includes:
- the mrpl40 gene encoding 39S ribosomal protein L40, mitochondrial, with protein sequence MSKIVCSTVMQMFTSPVLLTGAVLRLSSVSSVRHSHWISSVFSLKTSVPLRAEPKKKKKVDPRRELMVKERLKKKVKKLEKIPPEFIPIEDLIPPAKCFDEIRVRSPPKLSFEESERRALLLKVWSRYKNSQHQAEMAAIEEALKSQTQALKELRLESEDLYNAAISPDSSIFPFQHHGPCYTPPIPDQEAPDGKYNNVTRVYTQ